One window from the genome of Rufibacter tibetensis encodes:
- a CDS encoding DHH family phosphoesterase produces the protein MQQINELKELLQSPKKIMITTHHKPDADALGSSLGLAGYLKKKGHQVQVITPSDYPSFLNWMSGNEEVLVYSHKTDAQAQQIIKEADAIFCLDFSALSRINELGNYIQQATGTKVLIDHHLQPEHFADIMFSDTNAAATAEIVYEVIRELGDEALVDVEIGECLYAGIMTDTGSFRHSSTTRNVHMIIADLLHNGIDICKVHRNIYDSYSESRLRFLGYVLKDKLMVVREYNTAFIAVTAEELKAYNSQTGDTEGLVNFALSIEGVRFAALFIDRTEAVKISFRSVGDISVNEFARAHFNGGGHKNAAGGISYLPLNETVDKFVSLLPQYTEQLVN, from the coding sequence ATGCAGCAAATCAACGAGCTAAAGGAGCTTTTACAGTCTCCTAAGAAGATCATGATCACCACGCACCATAAACCGGATGCGGACGCTTTGGGATCTTCACTAGGATTGGCTGGCTACCTTAAGAAAAAAGGGCACCAGGTTCAGGTAATCACCCCATCAGACTACCCCTCTTTCCTTAACTGGATGAGTGGCAATGAAGAGGTGTTGGTATACAGCCATAAAACCGATGCCCAGGCCCAGCAAATCATAAAAGAAGCCGATGCCATTTTTTGCTTAGACTTCAGTGCCCTTAGCCGGATCAATGAACTGGGGAATTACATCCAGCAGGCTACCGGTACCAAAGTACTCATTGACCACCACCTTCAGCCCGAGCACTTCGCAGATATCATGTTCTCAGACACTAACGCCGCTGCCACAGCGGAAATCGTGTATGAGGTGATACGGGAACTAGGAGATGAAGCGTTGGTAGATGTGGAGATTGGTGAATGTCTGTACGCTGGCATCATGACTGATACGGGTTCTTTCCGTCATTCAAGCACTACGCGCAACGTGCACATGATCATTGCAGACCTGCTCCACAACGGCATTGACATCTGCAAGGTACACCGCAACATCTATGACAGCTACTCTGAGTCGCGCCTGAGGTTCTTAGGGTACGTGCTTAAAGACAAGCTCATGGTAGTGCGGGAATACAACACCGCCTTTATTGCGGTCACTGCTGAGGAATTGAAAGCTTACAACTCCCAGACCGGTGATACTGAAGGCTTGGTAAACTTTGCCCTTTCTATTGAAGGAGTACGGTTTGCGGCCCTGTTCATTGACCGCACAGAGGCCGTAAAGATATCTTTCCGCTCTGTGGGAGACATCTCAGTAAATGAGTTTGCACGCGCGCACTTCAACGGAGGCGGCCACAAAAACGCCGCGGGTGGGATCTCCTATTTACCGCTGAACGAAACAGTAGATAAATTTGTGAGTCTATTACCGCAGTATACAGAACAACTAGTAAACTAA
- a CDS encoding nucleoside-diphosphate kinase, which yields MAGNVTFTMIKPDAVQDNHIGGITKMMEEAGFRVVAMKKTRLTEERAGQFYEVHKERPFYGDLVKYMSSGPIVAMILEKENAVLDFRTLIGATNPAQAEEGTIRKIYAKSVEANAVHGSDSDENAQIEGEFFFGADERF from the coding sequence ATGGCTGGAAACGTAACGTTCACCATGATCAAACCAGATGCCGTACAGGATAACCACATTGGCGGTATCACCAAAATGATGGAAGAAGCTGGCTTTAGAGTAGTGGCCATGAAAAAGACCCGTCTTACTGAAGAGCGTGCCGGTCAGTTCTACGAGGTACACAAAGAGCGTCCTTTCTACGGCGACCTGGTAAAATACATGAGCTCAGGACCCATTGTGGCCATGATCCTGGAGAAAGAAAACGCGGTTCTTGATTTCCGTACCTTGATTGGTGCCACTAACCCAGCCCAGGCTGAGGAGGGAACCATCAGAAAGATCTACGCGAAGTCTGTAGAAGCCAACGCTGTGCACGGTTCTGACTCTGATGAGAATGCCCAAATTGAAGGTGAATTCTTCTTTGGCGCTGATGAGCGTTTCTAA
- a CDS encoding energy transducer TonB, with amino-acid sequence MKLTLPLFYFMLLFSVFLLGASNLSVRKNPRHVVPFTIFYDEDSKVTTKEKAFIIRNAFMDSVKNSFVGLVKDDFVDGSTAMRVSYKISGKDGAFKQFYPNKQLESQGQYFADNPSGVWKYYYPDGKLEQVIEFLPNRKFSVKQYFDENGNQLLKDGTGDWNTTVVTRWGIYINIINIKSQWKDGVKHGRWEVSRTKNVKYLVEYFDKGEFRRGESYDVTGKTIEGEYNTQRAESFPFFNLAEYREKMDVSQALGTKARALKYILRKEHLILQDNSGIIYTEKDSLDKRPEFPGGHRAMLKFLGDKFRVPEDAKKVGINGELVLGFVVRPDGTTKDIEVVKSLYPSIDAEGMRVVANMPLWNPGILKGKPVNVRCTVPYRIVIR; translated from the coding sequence ATGAAGCTAACTTTACCTTTGTTCTATTTCATGCTCCTGTTCAGTGTGTTTCTGCTAGGGGCAAGCAATCTTTCCGTTCGAAAAAATCCAAGGCATGTGGTGCCTTTTACGATTTTTTATGATGAAGATTCTAAAGTTACGACCAAAGAGAAAGCTTTTATAATTCGAAATGCTTTTATGGATTCTGTGAAGAATTCATTTGTAGGTCTGGTAAAGGATGATTTTGTGGACGGTAGTACCGCAATGCGTGTCTCTTATAAAATATCTGGAAAGGATGGTGCTTTTAAACAGTTCTATCCTAATAAACAACTGGAAAGCCAAGGGCAATACTTTGCAGATAATCCAAGTGGAGTGTGGAAGTATTATTATCCAGATGGCAAATTAGAGCAGGTGATAGAGTTTTTGCCTAATCGCAAGTTTAGTGTAAAACAGTACTTTGATGAAAATGGGAATCAATTGTTAAAAGATGGAACCGGAGATTGGAACACAACAGTGGTTACAAGATGGGGTATTTATATAAATATCATAAATATCAAAAGCCAATGGAAGGATGGGGTGAAGCATGGAAGATGGGAAGTATCAAGAACAAAGAATGTAAAATACTTGGTTGAGTATTTTGATAAGGGTGAGTTTAGAAGAGGAGAGTCTTATGATGTAACCGGGAAGACAATAGAAGGAGAGTATAACACCCAGAGAGCAGAATCCTTCCCCTTCTTTAATTTGGCTGAATACAGAGAAAAAATGGATGTAAGCCAAGCATTGGGAACAAAAGCAAGAGCTTTAAAATACATTTTGCGAAAAGAACATTTAATATTGCAGGACAACTCCGGCATTATTTATACAGAGAAAGACAGCTTGGATAAGAGGCCTGAGTTTCCGGGAGGTCATAGGGCAATGTTAAAGTTTTTAGGAGATAAATTTAGAGTTCCAGAAGACGCTAAAAAGGTTGGGATTAATGGTGAGTTAGTTCTAGGCTTTGTCGTAAGACCCGATGGAACAACTAAAGACATAGAAGTAGTAAAGTCATTATACCCAAGTATTGATGCGGAAGGAATGAGAGTGGTTGCCAACATGCCTCTTTGGAACCCAGGTATTTTAAAAGGTAAGCCTGTGAATGTTAGATGTACTGTGCCCTATAGAATTGTAATTCGGTAA
- a CDS encoding cell division FtsX domain-containing protein, which yields MATISPQSIGIKYAIFSAIAMIIYYLTINLLGLQNSDVIRFGSNIFIFIAVILAINTLRKHYDALHREPPYLPGLAIGFIVGLLGAALYAGFILVHAIFINPGYAGVLQNQDYFGFRLPLLMVMGSVVILGTAVGAMTSYILMMAFDKSGGQPDSARYQPSGIINKK from the coding sequence ATGGCAACAATTTCACCCCAAAGCATTGGCATTAAGTACGCCATCTTCTCCGCCATTGCGATGATCATCTACTACTTGACCATCAACCTATTGGGGTTACAAAACAGTGATGTTATTCGCTTCGGCAGCAACATCTTCATTTTCATAGCCGTCATACTGGCTATCAACACCCTTAGAAAGCACTATGATGCTCTGCATAGGGAGCCTCCTTACTTGCCTGGGCTGGCCATTGGGTTTATAGTGGGTTTATTAGGCGCAGCGCTATACGCAGGCTTTATCCTTGTTCATGCTATTTTCATCAATCCTGGCTATGCCGGCGTGCTTCAAAACCAAGATTACTTTGGTTTCCGGTTGCCGCTCTTGATGGTGATGGGCTCTGTGGTTATCTTGGGCACTGCTGTGGGCGCGATGACTAGCTACATTCTCATGATGGCCTTTGACAAATCTGGTGGACAGCCTGACAGCGCCAGATATCAACCCTCAGGAATTATAAATAAAAAGTAA
- a CDS encoding energy transducer TonB, producing the protein MQTRLICFLLVIAGVLQKHKATAQVVPVTIFYDQNLMITIKQKAALTRVASLDTVAYVFRGAVTDYLSDGQLYQQFTYAEAGKEGPFQALHPEKKVAREGAFKENQPVGIWKFYYPDGKPLQTVEFLPDQEYRVLEYYNFLGQQLIKDGTGNLETTSRVRVGYAYMNLLLEGQWKDGKKTGQWQFLQADGKKVLVREYENGVVRKRKLYHPQNGGLIDSKVNQDGESWPFLMTLREMEKLNFDKAVFGSKEGILQYILKKEHLLSIDSLRLAGSLDSGSKPEFPGGEAAMFRFLGSHFRIPVNDMRNKINGTVRVSFVVGEDGSVSDPLIVESLSRGVDAEALRVVRLMPKWKPAVINGKPVAYTYTIPYTIRMK; encoded by the coding sequence ATGCAAACTCGTCTTATCTGTTTTTTACTGGTCATAGCTGGTGTGCTTCAAAAGCATAAGGCTACCGCGCAGGTGGTGCCGGTCACCATTTTCTATGACCAAAACCTTATGATCACCATCAAGCAGAAGGCTGCCCTTACTCGGGTGGCCTCTTTAGATACCGTAGCATACGTGTTCAGAGGTGCCGTTACGGATTATCTTTCAGACGGGCAGTTGTACCAGCAGTTTACCTATGCTGAAGCTGGTAAAGAAGGCCCGTTTCAAGCGCTGCATCCAGAGAAGAAAGTAGCCAGAGAAGGAGCTTTCAAAGAAAATCAGCCGGTTGGAATATGGAAGTTCTATTATCCAGACGGCAAGCCGCTGCAAACCGTGGAGTTTTTGCCTGACCAGGAGTACCGGGTTTTGGAGTACTACAACTTTCTGGGGCAGCAGTTAATCAAAGACGGCACGGGCAATTTGGAAACCACCAGCAGAGTAAGAGTAGGTTATGCTTACATGAACCTGCTGCTGGAAGGACAGTGGAAAGATGGCAAGAAAACAGGCCAATGGCAATTTCTGCAGGCCGATGGGAAAAAGGTTCTGGTTAGAGAGTATGAGAATGGAGTGGTTAGGAAAAGAAAACTGTATCATCCGCAGAACGGCGGTTTGATTGACTCAAAAGTGAATCAAGACGGTGAATCATGGCCTTTCCTGATGACGCTAAGAGAGATGGAAAAGCTGAACTTTGATAAGGCTGTGTTCGGGAGTAAAGAAGGGATCCTTCAATATATTCTTAAAAAAGAGCATCTGCTCTCTATTGATTCATTAAGACTAGCAGGTAGCCTGGACTCTGGCAGTAAACCAGAATTCCCGGGCGGGGAAGCGGCCATGTTCCGTTTTCTAGGTTCCCATTTCAGAATACCTGTAAACGACATGCGAAACAAGATAAATGGCACCGTGCGCGTTTCATTTGTAGTAGGAGAAGATGGCTCAGTGTCAGATCCTTTGATCGTTGAATCCCTTTCAAGAGGAGTAGACGCAGAAGCACTAAGGGTTGTCCGGCTTATGCCCAAATGGAAACCTGCTGTCATCAACGGAAAGCCAGTGGCCTACACGTATACAATCCCCTACACCATAAGAATGAAGTGA
- a CDS encoding DUF1684 domain-containing protein, which translates to MKTFFLFLLLSLPFLTVAQQITPTQYKEEIARHRTHEDSVFKFDEHSPLSAEAKTHFKGLDYFPVEEAYRVKAKFERTAQEAIFRMSRTPEYVKYGELRFKLQGQPLKLSVYQNQELMKQPQYMSYLFIPFTDATTGRETYETGRYLDFTIPMGKDSIWLDFNKAYNPSCAYGDGYSCPIPPKENKLPVRVEAGVKSYRKEGKQDDTTAVKPIEILPEFPGGQKAMFAFMTRKFKPSKAVWKARINGKEIVSFIVEKDGTVSNVESVESLHLDIFAEVARVVGTMPKWKPGTQNGVPVPVKYTIPFKIIIGKQN; encoded by the coding sequence ATGAAAACGTTTTTCCTGTTCCTTCTGCTCTCTTTACCATTTCTAACGGTAGCGCAACAAATAACGCCCACGCAGTACAAAGAAGAGATCGCCAGGCACCGAACTCATGAAGACAGCGTGTTCAAGTTTGATGAGCATTCGCCCCTGTCGGCAGAAGCAAAAACTCACTTCAAAGGGCTAGACTACTTCCCGGTGGAGGAAGCGTACCGGGTAAAGGCGAAATTTGAGCGCACCGCGCAGGAAGCTATTTTCAGAATGTCCCGTACTCCTGAATATGTGAAGTACGGTGAGTTGCGTTTCAAGCTACAAGGCCAGCCCCTCAAGCTAAGCGTGTACCAAAACCAGGAACTCATGAAGCAACCCCAATACATGAGCTACCTGTTCATTCCTTTCACCGACGCTACCACTGGTCGAGAAACCTATGAAACTGGGCGTTATCTTGACTTCACCATTCCTATGGGAAAGGACAGCATTTGGCTAGACTTCAACAAAGCCTACAATCCATCCTGCGCCTACGGCGATGGATATTCATGTCCAATTCCCCCAAAGGAAAACAAGCTGCCGGTTAGGGTAGAGGCAGGGGTGAAAAGCTACAGGAAAGAGGGAAAGCAAGATGATACTACTGCTGTTAAGCCAATTGAAATTTTGCCTGAGTTTCCTGGCGGCCAGAAGGCGATGTTTGCTTTTATGACTAGAAAATTCAAGCCTTCTAAAGCTGTCTGGAAAGCTAGAATCAACGGAAAAGAAATAGTTTCTTTTATAGTGGAAAAGGACGGAACAGTTAGCAATGTAGAAAGCGTAGAATCACTACATCTTGACATCTTTGCAGAAGTAGCTCGTGTTGTTGGTACTATGCCCAAATGGAAGCCGGGTACACAAAATGGAGTGCCTGTGCCAGTGAAGTACACCATTCCCTTCAAAATCATTATTGGTAAGCAAAATTAA
- a CDS encoding lysylphosphatidylglycerol synthase transmembrane domain-containing protein produces the protein MDLNRKKLLSYFTPQRILIPVVIGLAAIGYMFYRDSAEMDLSPLYNAKPFWIIMTFVVLLVRDLGYIYRIRYVTEKYLNWRKSVEVIMLWEFASCVMPSVVGGSTVAAFILNKEGLSLGKSLAYVMVTAMMDNLYFIIAVPLVFLLTAGNIFPEVSAMEFSVTQSLEIAFGISYLLIAFYAFLMAYGLLINPVAVKRIFLRATSYKLTRRWRASAYKNGNELVWASQQLKGSTFGYWANAALSTAFVWTARYFVINCLIAAFTDISFHDHVLIFSRNMVYKIVLLVAVTPGGAGIAEVAFPTFFGQFLGRFTTVIILLYRVVTYYLYLILGSYFLPRWVLRVFGEHPEEEESLSLAPVSEKRD, from the coding sequence ATGGATCTGAATCGTAAGAAACTCCTCTCCTACTTCACGCCGCAGCGTATCCTAATTCCGGTAGTGATTGGATTGGCGGCTATCGGGTACATGTTCTACCGGGACAGCGCGGAGATGGACCTTTCACCGCTCTACAATGCCAAGCCTTTCTGGATCATCATGACGTTTGTGGTGCTGCTGGTGCGTGACCTGGGATACATTTACCGCATCAGGTACGTGACAGAGAAATACCTGAACTGGCGCAAGAGCGTGGAAGTAATCATGCTGTGGGAGTTCGCCTCCTGCGTCATGCCCTCCGTGGTGGGTGGCTCTACAGTGGCAGCCTTTATCCTGAACAAAGAAGGCCTGAGTTTGGGCAAGTCTTTGGCTTACGTGATGGTCACTGCCATGATGGACAATCTATACTTTATCATTGCCGTGCCGCTCGTTTTCCTGCTAACTGCTGGCAATATTTTCCCGGAGGTGTCTGCTATGGAATTCTCAGTAACGCAAAGCTTGGAGATTGCTTTTGGCATCAGTTACCTGCTCATTGCATTCTACGCCTTCTTAATGGCGTATGGCCTCCTAATCAACCCTGTGGCGGTAAAGCGTATTTTCCTGAGGGCTACATCTTACAAACTTACCCGCCGCTGGAGAGCGAGTGCCTATAAAAACGGGAACGAATTGGTATGGGCTTCGCAGCAGTTGAAAGGCAGCACTTTTGGCTACTGGGCCAATGCCGCACTTAGCACCGCCTTCGTCTGGACCGCCCGTTATTTTGTCATCAACTGCCTCATTGCCGCCTTTACTGACATCAGCTTCCATGACCACGTGCTTATCTTCTCACGCAACATGGTGTACAAGATTGTACTGTTGGTAGCGGTAACTCCAGGAGGTGCCGGTATTGCCGAGGTAGCTTTTCCTACCTTCTTCGGGCAGTTCCTGGGCCGTTTTACTACCGTTATTATTTTGCTTTACCGAGTAGTAACGTATTATCTGTACCTGATCCTGGGTTCTTACTTCCTGCCGCGCTGGGTATTACGCGTATTTGGTGAGCACCCCGAAGAAGAAGAGAGCTTGAGTTTAGCGCCTGTTTCCGAGAAAAGAGATTAA
- a CDS encoding segregation and condensation protein A: MSFEIKLSLFEGPFDLLLFFIERDELDIHDIPIYKITNDFVGYIRQLETMNMEIASEFILTAATLMRIKAKMLLPRFEKDEEGNEIDPRQELVQHLLEYKRYKEVLGDLSLLEDVRLQQENRGNIDEELSKIAAKHQLEYELKDLNLYHLMQSFHKAMQRYEEEQNRPKHTVVTYPYTIDQQRTYIKNRVSAQGIVQFTDLLEAFPDKIGLIFNFLAILDLLQLNEIGLEIGDGFNNFRIVPYTENQHLTITDNGSES, translated from the coding sequence GTGAGTTTCGAAATAAAGCTGTCGCTCTTTGAGGGCCCGTTTGACCTCCTGCTTTTCTTCATTGAACGCGACGAGCTGGACATCCATGATATTCCTATCTACAAGATCACCAATGATTTTGTGGGTTATATCCGGCAGCTGGAAACTATGAACATGGAGATAGCCAGCGAGTTTATTCTCACCGCGGCCACGCTCATGCGGATCAAGGCCAAGATGTTGCTGCCCCGTTTTGAGAAAGACGAGGAGGGTAATGAGATTGATCCGCGCCAGGAACTGGTACAGCACCTGTTGGAATATAAGCGCTACAAAGAAGTATTGGGCGACCTCAGTTTGCTGGAAGATGTACGTCTGCAGCAGGAGAACCGCGGCAACATTGACGAAGAACTGAGCAAAATTGCCGCTAAACACCAATTGGAGTACGAGCTCAAAGACCTGAACCTCTACCATCTCATGCAGTCTTTCCATAAGGCCATGCAGCGGTACGAGGAAGAGCAGAATCGCCCCAAGCACACGGTGGTCACCTACCCTTACACCATAGATCAGCAACGCACCTACATCAAGAATAGGGTTAGCGCACAAGGCATAGTACAATTCACCGACTTGCTTGAAGCTTTTCCTGACAAAATTGGATTAATCTTCAACTTTCTGGCTATCTTAGACCTGTTGCAACTTAATGAAATTGGGTTGGAAATTGGCGATGGGTTCAATAATTTCCGTATTGTGCCTTATACTGAAAACCAGCACCTCACTATTACTGACAATGGATCTGAATCGTAA
- the dxs gene encoding 1-deoxy-D-xylulose-5-phosphate synthase, with protein sequence MIIEPGELLAKIDSPADLRQLSEDQLLQVCQELRQFIIDNVSIYGGHFGASLGVVEMTVALHYVFNTPYDQLVWDVGHQAYGHKILTGRRDVFHTNRKLNGISGFPKRKESECDAFGVGHSSTSISAALGMAMASQYKKEFDRHHIAVIGDGSMTAGMAFEALNHAGATDADLLVVLNDNCMSIDPNVGALKEYLTDITTSRTYNKVRDEIWNILGKISKFGPNAQQIASKVESGIKATLLKQSNLFESLKFRYFGPIDGHDVNHLALVLNDLKKIPGPKILHCVTVKGKGFALAEKEQTKWHAPGLFDKVTGEIYKVHHTTPQPPKYQDVFGHTLLEMAEQNPKIMGVTPAMPSGSSMNIMMAAMPDRALDVGIAEQHAVTFSAGLATQGLVPFCNIYSSFMQRGYDQVVHDVCLQNLHVVFTLDRAGFAGADGQTHHGSYDIAYMRCLPNMVVSSPMNEQELRNLMFTASQEGMGPFTIRYPRGEGVMPEWRTPLEAIEVGKGRVIQEGEEVAILTIGHIGNYAVEVCQNLKLDGLRPGHYDMRFAKPLDEKMLHHIFQKYDKVLTVEDGCLQGGFGSAVLEFMADHGYTAQVKRLGIPDMIVEHGSQMELHRLCGFDPAGIELAVRELMDVTVRV encoded by the coding sequence ATGATAATTGAACCCGGAGAACTGCTGGCCAAAATTGATTCGCCAGCTGATTTGCGCCAACTGTCTGAAGATCAGTTGTTGCAGGTATGCCAGGAATTGCGGCAATTTATCATTGACAATGTATCTATTTACGGGGGGCACTTCGGGGCGAGCTTAGGGGTGGTAGAGATGACCGTAGCCCTGCACTACGTGTTCAATACGCCTTATGACCAACTGGTGTGGGACGTGGGGCACCAGGCCTACGGACATAAAATCCTGACCGGCCGCAGAGATGTGTTTCATACCAACCGCAAACTCAACGGCATTTCTGGTTTTCCTAAAAGAAAAGAAAGCGAGTGCGATGCCTTTGGCGTAGGCCACTCCAGTACGTCTATTTCGGCGGCGTTGGGTATGGCCATGGCCTCACAATACAAAAAGGAATTTGACCGCCATCATATTGCTGTGATAGGCGATGGCTCCATGACTGCGGGCATGGCTTTTGAGGCTTTGAACCACGCTGGTGCCACTGATGCCGATCTTTTGGTGGTGCTCAATGACAACTGCATGAGCATTGACCCCAACGTGGGCGCACTCAAAGAATATTTAACTGATATCACCACTTCCCGCACCTACAACAAAGTGCGTGATGAGATCTGGAACATTCTGGGTAAGATCAGCAAGTTTGGTCCTAATGCCCAGCAAATAGCTTCAAAAGTAGAAAGCGGCATCAAGGCTACCCTGCTGAAACAAAGCAATCTGTTTGAAAGCCTGAAGTTCCGGTACTTTGGTCCTATTGACGGCCATGATGTGAATCATCTGGCATTGGTCCTGAATGACCTAAAAAAGATACCGGGCCCTAAAATCCTGCACTGTGTGACGGTGAAAGGCAAAGGGTTTGCCCTGGCAGAAAAAGAACAAACCAAGTGGCACGCGCCTGGCTTGTTTGACAAAGTCACTGGCGAGATCTACAAAGTACACCATACCACACCGCAGCCACCTAAGTACCAGGATGTATTTGGACATACGTTGCTGGAGATGGCTGAGCAGAACCCGAAAATCATGGGAGTAACTCCGGCCATGCCGAGCGGTTCTTCCATGAACATCATGATGGCTGCCATGCCAGATAGAGCGTTGGATGTGGGAATTGCGGAGCAACATGCCGTGACCTTCTCGGCCGGTTTGGCTACCCAAGGCTTGGTGCCATTCTGTAATATCTATTCCAGTTTCATGCAGCGTGGCTATGACCAGGTGGTGCATGATGTCTGCCTGCAGAACCTACACGTGGTCTTCACGCTTGACCGCGCTGGTTTTGCCGGGGCAGATGGCCAGACGCACCACGGTTCTTATGACATTGCTTATATGCGCTGTCTGCCTAACATGGTAGTGTCTTCGCCGATGAACGAGCAAGAACTACGGAACCTGATGTTCACCGCCAGTCAGGAAGGCATGGGGCCTTTCACCATCCGGTACCCGCGTGGAGAAGGCGTGATGCCAGAGTGGCGTACTCCATTGGAAGCGATAGAAGTAGGCAAAGGCCGCGTTATTCAGGAAGGCGAAGAAGTAGCAATCCTGACCATCGGGCACATAGGAAACTACGCGGTGGAGGTTTGCCAAAACCTGAAGCTAGATGGTTTGCGCCCTGGTCACTATGATATGCGTTTTGCCAAACCTTTGGATGAGAAAATGCTGCACCATATCTTCCAGAAATACGACAAAGTGCTTACTGTAGAAGATGGCTGTCTGCAAGGCGGTTTTGGAAGTGCGGTATTAGAGTTCATGGCTGACCATGGCTATACTGCGCAAGTAAAACGCCTTGGCATTCCAGATATGATTGTGGAACACGGTTCTCAGATGGAACTACACCGCCTCTGCGGCTTCGACCCTGCAGGAATTGAGCTTGCTGTACGCGAATTGATGGATGTGACGGTACGGGTGTAA
- a CDS encoding alpha/beta fold hydrolase, with translation MTNNLLSYTEAGSGPAIVFLHGFCESKELWTDFTKPLQHQFRIITVDLPGHGESPMTHDFSMENQARQVQETLTSLEVEKCLLVGHSMGGYVGLAIAEQFPELLYGLCLFHSSALPDTEEKKEYRDKTVDFVRKHGIDKFMDTFVAPLFAESNRVSCADAIEKMQAIGKATPQETVLGCLQAMRDRVDRTEVLKTTSTPVFFIAGKEDPAVPLEATLQQCSLPENSMTYFLGHVGHMGMFENTALTRQALLKFAETLYPADAQRYRAANSF, from the coding sequence ATGACTAATAATTTGCTTTCATATACCGAGGCCGGTTCCGGCCCCGCCATCGTTTTTCTGCACGGGTTCTGTGAAAGCAAAGAACTCTGGACAGATTTCACTAAGCCACTTCAACACCAATTCCGGATTATCACAGTAGACTTACCCGGCCATGGAGAGAGCCCCATGACGCATGACTTCTCCATGGAAAACCAAGCCCGGCAGGTGCAGGAAACCTTGACTTCGTTGGAAGTGGAGAAATGCCTGTTGGTAGGGCATTCTATGGGCGGTTACGTAGGGTTAGCTATAGCCGAGCAGTTCCCTGAGTTGCTGTATGGCCTGTGCCTGTTCCATTCCAGTGCCCTGCCAGACACCGAAGAGAAAAAAGAATACCGAGATAAGACGGTTGATTTTGTGCGGAAACACGGAATAGACAAGTTCATGGACACGTTTGTGGCGCCTCTGTTCGCTGAAAGCAACCGGGTTTCCTGTGCAGACGCCATTGAGAAGATGCAGGCCATCGGCAAAGCCACGCCTCAGGAAACTGTTTTGGGCTGTCTGCAGGCCATGCGTGACCGGGTTGACAGAACCGAAGTATTGAAAACTACTTCCACGCCGGTTTTCTTCATAGCAGGCAAAGAAGACCCGGCAGTGCCTTTAGAAGCTACCCTGCAACAGTGCTCTTTGCCTGAGAACAGCATGACGTATTTCCTGGGCCATGTGGGCCATATGGGCATGTTTGAAAATACCGCCCTTACCCGGCAGGCACTTCTGAAATTCGCGGAGACGCTGTACCCCGCCGATGCGCAACGGTACCGGGCAGCCAATTCTTTCTAA